One genomic region from Amia ocellicauda isolate fAmiCal2 chromosome 4, fAmiCal2.hap1, whole genome shotgun sequence encodes:
- the LOC136747476 gene encoding S-antigen protein-like, with protein MAGKAGTGLGQGPEVWKRTTGQGQGAGQAEDVLNTLGAATRKAKPQEAAALEAAQPQEVASRKAAAEPWKAASRKAQPREATPQEAEPREEAPKQAQTQGAALGEAEPRETMPMEAEPWKHQEAELQKAAVEPLEAAPQEAEPREEAPREAQSQGAALEAELREAASLEPQEAEPQKPQEAELRKPREAWKPWEPEP; from the coding sequence ATGGCCGGGAAGGCGGGCACAGGATTAGGACAGGGTCCGGAGGTCTGGAAGAGGACCACCGGACAGGGACAGGGTGCAGGTCAGGCGGAAGATGTGCTGAACACTCTGGGGGCGGCAACGAGGAAGGCAAAACCACAGGAGGCGGCAGCACTGGAGGCGGCACAGCCTCAGGAGGTGGCGTCGAGGAAGGCAGCGGCGGAACCATGGAAGGCGGCGTCGAGGAAGGCACAACCACGGGAGGCGACGCCACAGGAGGCAGAGCCGAGGGAGGAGGCGCCGAAGCAGGCGCAGACACAAGGGGCGGCGCTGGGGGAGGCTGAACCACGGGAGACGATGCCAATGGAGGCAGAGCCGTGGAAGCATCAGGAGGCGGAGTTGCAGAAGGCGGCGGTGGAACCACTGGAGGCGGCACCACAGGAGGCAGAGCCGAGGGAGGAGGCGCCAAGAGAGGCGCAGTCACAAGGGGCGGCACTGGAGGCAGAGCTGAGGGAGGCGGCGTCACTGGAGCCTCAGGAGGCGGAGCCACAGAAGCCTCAGGAGGCGGAGTTGCGGAAGCCTCGGGAGGCATGGAAGCCTTGGGAGCCGGAGCCATAG